The following nucleotide sequence is from Pseudonocardia sp. C8.
ATCGTGGCCGCGCTCCGGGAGGCGAACGGCAACCGGAAGGCCGCCGCCGCGGCGCTCGGCCTGGCCCGCTCGACCCTGTACCGGAAGATCCGCCAGTACGGCATCAGCGGCTGAGCCGGGCGGTCAGGACGCCGTCGCCCTCGAGGCACCGGCGAGCTCGACCGCCGCGTCGAACTCGCGGTCGATCTCGGCGTCCGCGGACCAGGTCCACCGGCTCACCACGACGGCGACCAGCACGTTGACCAGGAAGGCGGGCACGATCTCGTACAGCTCGACCCCGCCGATCAGCGGCCCGTAGGCGTCCCAGACGAACACGGTGACCGCGCCGGCGACCATGCCGGCCAGCGCGCCCCAGTTCGTGAGCCGGCGCCAGAACAGGCACAGCAGGATCGCCGGCCCGAACGAGGCCCCGAACCCGGCCCAGGCGAACCCGACCAGGTCGAGGATGGTGTCGCTCGGGTTGATCGCGAGCAGGCCCGCGATCACGGCCACGGCCAGCACGCACACCCGGCCGAGCGTCATCAGGGCGCGCGGCGAGGTGTCCCGGCCGACGACCTTGTAGAGGTCCTCGACGAACGCCGACGAGCAGACGATCAGCTGGCTGGACACGGTGCTCATGACCGCCGCCAGCACCGCGGCGAACACGAAGCCGGCGACCAGCGGGTGCAGCAGGATCTCCGACATCGCCAGCACCACCAGCTCCGGGTTGTCCAGCGGGTGCCCGGTGCGGTGGAAGAACGCGATGCCGACGGCGCCGCACGTGACCGCGCCGACCAGCGACACGATCATCCAGCTCATCCCGATGCGGCGCGCGGCGACGGCCGACGCGGCGTCGCGCATGGCCATGAACCGCACGATGACGTGCGGCTGGCCGAAGTAGCCCAGCCCCCACGCCGCGGCGGAGACGATGCCGAGGACGCTCGCCGCGGACAGGCCCGCACCGCCCAGCACCGACAGGCGCTGCGGGTCGACCTCCCGGATCCCGGCCGTGGTCTCGGCCGGGCCGCCGACCACGGCGATCGCGATGACCGGCACGACCACCAGCGCGATCATCATCATCACGCCCTGGGCGACGTCGGTCAGCGACGCGCCGAGGAACCCGCCCATCGTCGTGTAGAGCAGGGTCACGGCGGCGACCAGCACCATCCCGGTCAGGTACGACCCGCCGAAGGTGAGCTGGAAGAACTCGCCGCCCGCGACCATCATCGACGACACGTAGAACGTGAAGAACACCAGGATGATCAGGCCGGAGACCACGCGCAGCGCCCGCGAGGTGTCGCGCAGGCGGTTCTCGAAGAAGCTCGGGATCGTGATCGAGTTCTGCGCGACCTCGGTGTAGGACCGCAGCCGGGGGGCCACGTACCGCCAGTTCAGGTACGCACCGGCGGTCAGGCCGATCGCGATCCACACCTCGACCAGGCCCGTCGCATAGATCGCCCCGGGCAGGCCCATCATCAGCCAGCCCGACATGTCCGACGCGCCCGCGCTGAGCGCGGCCGCCCAGGCCGGGAGCCGGCGCCCGCCCAGCAGGTAGTCCTCGTGGTCGGTGGTCCGCCGGTAGGCGTACCAGCCGATGCCGACCATCGCCGCGAAGTAGGCGACCAGCGCGGCGATCTGGAAGGTCTGGTCCGACATGACGGAGCTCCTTTGCTCGTGGCGGGAGGACGGTCTACGAGGCGGCCGGCACGACGGCCGGGACATCGTAGGGATGCGGTGTCCCGAACCGGTGCGCGGTCACGGAGACGGCCTGCTCGCGCAGGAAGGTCAGCAGCTCGACCCGCCCCGCGGAGACGACCGGGCCGTCGTAGACCGCCAGCGCAGGCGATCCGCCGGTCGCCGTGACGACCTCGTCGGCTCCGGCCCCGACGAGCCGGAGCCGCCCGCCCCGGACGCCGAGCTCGCGGGCGTGGGCCCGCCAGGCACCGGTGTCCTCGTGCCGCACCGACGCGCCGAGCGCGACGAGCCGGTCGTGCAGCGGCGCGGGCAGCGGCGCGGCCGTGCTCACGGTGACCGGCGCCGTGGCCCGGGCACCGGCGGCGACGATCCGCAGCAGCTCCACCGGGCGGTCACCGGCGTAGCGGACGGTGACCGGTGTTGGGTGGTAGCGCAGCACGTTGTGCTCGCAGGTCAGGCCGGTGGCGTCGCGGGCGACGCCGAACTCGTCCCGCCAGGCCGCGGCGTCGGTGGCCAGCGCGCCGGCCAGCCAGGCCAGGTCGTCGTCGCCGATCCCGGCCGCCCGGGCGCCGTGCAGCACCTGCCGGGCGAGCGGGTCGTCGTCACCGGTGGAGCGGACCGGGGCGTCGGTCCAGCTCCCGAGGCCGACCAGGTAGTTCGGCCCACCCGCCTTGGTGCCGGCGCCGACGCATGACTTCTTCCACCCGCCGAACGGCTGGCGCTGCACGATCGCGCCGGTGATGCCCCGGTTGACGTAGAGGTTGCCCGCCTCGACCGTGCGCAGCCAGGTGTCGATCTCGTCCGGGTCGAGCGAGTGCAGGCCCGAGGTGAGCCCGTACTCGATCCGGTTGACCAGGGCGATCGCCTCGTCGAGGGTCTCCGCGGTCATGATCCCGAGCACCGGTCCGAAGTACTCGGTGAGGTGGTACTCCGACTCGGGGCGCACGCCCTCCCGGACCCCGGGCCGCCACAGCGTCCCGGCCTCGTCGAGGCGCTCCGGGGTGATCACCCAGCGCTCCCCGGGGCCGAGCGTGGTCAGCGCCGATGCCAGCTTGCCCCCTGCCGGGCCGATCAGCGGCCCGACCTGGGCGCCCTCCTCCCACGGTCGCCCGACCCGCAGCGAGGACACCGCGTCCAGGAGCTGGCGGCGGAACCGCTTCGAGGTGGCGACCGATCCGACGAGCACGACCAGCGACGCGGCCGAGCACTTCTGCCCCGCGTGCCCGAAGGCCGAGCGGGCCACGTCCCGGGCGGCCAGGTCGAGGTCGGCGCTGGGCGTCACGATGATCGCGTTCTTGCCGCTGGTCTCGGCGAGCAGCGGCAGGTCCGGCCGCAGCGAGCGGAACAGCTCGGCGGTCTCGTAGGCACCGGTGAGGATCACCCGGTCGACGTGCGGGTGCGCGATGAGCTCGGGCCCGAGGTCGCCCTCGTCGAGCTGGACGTAGCGCAGCACGTCGCGCGGGACCCCCGCCGCCCAGAGCGCCTCGGCCACCACCGCGCCGCAGCGCCGGGCCGGCTCCGCCGGCTTGAACACCACCGGCGAGCCCGCGGCGAGCGCCGCCATCGTCGACCCGGCCGGGATCGCCACGGGGAAGTTCCACGGCGGGGTCACCACGGTCAGCTGCGACGGCGTGAACCGCGCACCCTCGACGGTCTCGAGCCGGCGGCCCGCCTCGGCGTAGTAGTGCGCGAAGTCGATCGCCTCGCCGACCTCCGGGTCGCCCTGCTCGAGCACCTTGCCGCACTCCGAGCCCATGACCTCCAGCAGGTCCGCGCGCCGGGCCGCGAGCTCCTCGCCGGCCCGGTGCAGGATCTCGGCCCGCTTGTCGGCGCCGAGCGCGCGCCACTGCTCGCCGGCCGACCGGGCACCGGTCACGACCTGCTCCAGCTCGTCCCGGGAGGTGATCGTGCCCTCCGCCGCGGTCCGCTCGCCGAGCACCGAGTCCCGCATCCGGGCCCGGATCGCCGCCCCCCACCCCCGGTTCACCGCGACCGCGGTGTCGGTGTCGGGGGTGTTGGCGAACCCGTGCAGCGGCGCCGGCGGCTCCGGCCGGGTGCGGTCCTGCACCCGGTTCGGGGCGGGCGGCTCGGCCGGCATCGCGGCGACCGAGCCGAGGAACCGCTGCTTCTCCCGCTCGAACAGGCCCGGGTCGGAGTCGAGGTCGAAGGCCGCCGACATGAAGTTCTCGTGCGAGGCCCCCTCCTCGAGCCGCCGGATCAGGTAGGCGATCGCGACGTCGAACTCGTCCGGGTGCACGACCGGGGTGTAGAGCAGCAGCGAGCCGACGTCGGCGCGGACCGCCTCGGCCTGCGCGGTCGCCATGCCGAGCAGCATCTCGACCTCGATGCCGTCGGTGCAGCCCCGGCGGGAGGCGAGCAGCCAGGCCAGCGCGATGTCGAACAGGTTGTGGCCGGCGACGCCGATGCGCACGGCGGCGGTGTGCTCGGGGCGCAGCGCGTGGTCGAGGACGGCCTTGTAGGAGGCGTCGGACTCCTGCTTGCTGCCGCACGTCGCCAGCGGCCAGCCGTGGAGCTCGGCGTCGACCTGCTCCATCGGCAGGTTGGCCCCCTTCACCACCCGGACCTTGATCGGCGCGCCGCCGCGGGCGACCCGGGCGGCCGCCCACTCCTGCAGCCGCACCATCACCGACAGGGCGTCGGGCAGGTAGGCCTGCAGGACGATCCCGGCCTCCAGGTCGTGGAACTCCGGCCGGTCGAGCAGCGCCGTGAAGACCGCGAGGGTGAGGTCGAGGTCCTTGTACTCCTCCATGTCGAGGTTGAGGAACTTCGGCCCGCCGCGCGCCGTCCGGGCCAGCCGGTACAGCGGCACGAGCGCCTCGACGGCGTCGGTGACCGCCCGGTCGAACGACCACGGGTCGTGCGGGGCCACGGTCGACGACACCTTGATCGACACGTAGTCGACGTCGTCGCGGGCGAGCAGCGCGCGGGTGCCCTCCACCCGCCGGGCCGCCTCGTCCTCGCCGAGGATCGCCTCGCCGAGCAGGTTGATGTTGAGCCGGGCGTCCTGGCGGGTGCGGCGGATCTGCCGGAGTGCCGGCCCGAGCCGGCGCTCGGACGCGTCGACGACCAGGTGGCGGACCATCCGGCGCAGGGAGGCCCGGGCGACCGGGACGACGACGCCCGGCAGCACCTTCCCGACGAGCGCGCCGGTGCGGACGGCGGCCCGCAGCGGCAACGGCAGGAAGCGCGGGATGATCGGCACCAGCGACGCCAGGTGCCGGGCCGCGGCCCGCGGGTCCTCCGGGCGGATCACGCCGTCGACGAACCCGACCGTGAACGCCAGCCCGTTCGGGTCGCGCAGCACGCCGGCGAGCCGGCGGGCCGAGGCGTCCTCCGGCTCGTTGCGGCTGGCCTCCAGCCAGCGCCGGGCGAGGGCGACGGCGTCGTCCGCCAGCGCCTCGTCGATGACCGTGGCGGTCGGCTGCTCGGTGCCCATGCCGTGCTCCCCTCGTCGAGCGTGCCTGTCGTTCCGAGAACGGTCGCAGCCCGCACGTTTCGAGAAAAGCGGCAATAATCGAAGACCGTCGTTCGGATCTGCCGAAAGGTGTGCCATGTGGGACCTGCACCGGCTCCGGCTGCTGCACGAGCTGCGGCTCCGGGAGACCGTCACGGCGGTGGCACGCACGCTGAACTACAGCCCGTCGAGCGTGTCCGCGCAGCTGGCGAAGCTGGAGGACGAGGTCGGTGTCCCGCTGTTCGAGCCCGACGGCCGGCGCATCCGGCTGACCGCCCACGGCCGGCGCATCGCCCGGCACGCCGCCCAGGTCCTCGACCTGGAGGAGGGCGTGCGCAGCGAGCTGGAGTCCACCCGGCCGATCGAGGAGACCGTGCGCGTCGCGACCCTGGAGACGGCCGGGCGCGCCCTGCTCCCCCGGGCCCTGACCCGGCTGCGCGGCACGGCCCCGCACCTGCGGGTGGAGGCCGCCGTCGTGCCGCCGGAGACCGGGCTGACCGAGCTGGAGGCCCGCGGGTTCGACCTGGCCGTCGCCGAGCAGTACCCGGGGCACACCCGGGCCCACCGCGACCGGCTCGACCGGGAGGCCCTCGGCACCGACCCGGTGCGGCTGACCGTGCCGGAGGGTTCGGGCATCCGCCACCTCTCCGAGACCGCGGGCCTGCCGTGGATCATGGAGCCGGAGGGCACCGCGGCCCGTTACTGGACGGTGCAGCAGTGCCGGGCCGCCGGGTTCGAGCCCGACATCCGGTTCGACTCGGCCGACCTGGAGATCCACGTCCATCTCGTGCGGGCCGGGCACGCGGTCAGCCTGCTGCCGGACCTGGTGTGGACCGGCAACACCGACGGGATCCGGCTGATCGGGCTGCCCGGGCCATCGCACCGGGAGCTGTTCACCTCGGCCCGCCGGGCGGCCGCGTCACGGCCGGCGATCCGGACCGTGCGGACCGCGCTGCGGGAGGCGTTCGCCGACGTCAACACCCCGGCATGACACCCCCGCACCACCCGCCCCGGCCACACCCGGGGGCCCGCTCACGAAACGCTCACCGAACCCGGGGACGCTCACCCGATCGCGCGAGCGCGGCCGAGTTCCGTGAGCGTTTCGGGAGGGTGCGCAGCGCGGCGCCGGTCCCGGCCCGCCGGCCGTGCAGGATGCCGTTCGCCAGGTGGATGCCCCGGGGGACGTCCGTGATGAGCGCGGCGACGTCGCCGAGCGGGCTGTCGTCGGCGTCCGCCCGCCGGTGGACGCGGCCGCCCGCGGTCGAGACCATCCGGGTCAGGCACCAGGCGGCGGCGGTCGCGGCGAGCAGCAGGCCGGCGAGCGCACCGGTCGCGACGCCGAGCGGCACGACCGTGGCGAGGACCCCGACGGCGATCGTCGGGATGCCCGCGCCGAGGTAGTAGACGACGTAGGCGGTGGCGGTGAGGCCGGCCGCGCGGTCGCCGACCGCGATCGTCTCGACGACGCCGTGGGCACCGCCGTAGGCCAGGCCGTGGCCGAGCCCGGCCACGACCGCGGTGGCGAGCACCAGCGGGAGCGGACCCACCGCACCCGAGGTCACGAGCACGACGAGGCCGCCGCCGAGCAGGGCCAGCCCGGCCAGCTGTGCCCGGCCGGCCCCGAGCCGGGCCAGCAGGGCCTGCGCCGGCAGGGACGCGAGGACCACGAGTGCCGCCACGGCCCCCAGCACGGTCGTCCCGACGTCACCGGAGGCGCGGGTCAGCACGCTCGGGACCAGACCGAGGAACAGGCCGACCACCGCCCAGGAGACGAACCCGTTCGCCATCGCGGCGAGGAACGGCCCGCGGTCGCGGGTCGGCAGCTGCGGGACGGCCGTCGGCCGGCCCCGGAGGACCACACCGGGCGCCGGCCCCGGCACCGGCCCGAGCCAGGCGTACACGGCGGCGACGAGCCCGGCGTGCACGAGGTGCGGGGTCGCGTACGGGGCCGGGACGAGGTCGGCCAGCAGCCCGGTCAGGCCCGGCCCGGCGGCCGTCCCGACGAGGAAGGCCAGTGCCCCCGCCGCGGCCACCCGGCGCCGGCGGGTGCGGGACGGCGTACCGGCCAGCACCGCCATGCCCGCCCCGGTCGCCGCGCCCAGCGCGACGCCCTGCAGTACCCGGCCGACGACGAGCCACGCCGTGGCGTCCCCGATCGCGAAGCACACCGATCCGAGCGCCGCGACGGCGAGGCCGGCGCGGACCATGCGGACCCGGCCGATCCGGTCCCCCAGCGGGCCGAGCACGAGCAGCGCCGGGACGCTCACCGCGGCGTAGACCGCGTAGATCAGCGTCAGGGTGAGGTCGTCGAAGCCGAGGCGCTCCTGGTAGCCGGGGTAGAGCGGGCTGGCCATGTTCGCACCGAACGCGAGCAGCGCCAGCGCCGCCGCCATCGCGAGCGGGCGGGGCTCGGCGGGCCGGCGGCCGCGCGCGAGCGTCGCACGGAGGGAACCGGGGGCGGCGATCGACTGCATGACCCCAGGCTCGGCGACCGGATCGACTCACAACATCGAAAGATCGAACGAAGAACCGTGTACGTTCCGAACACGGACCATCATTGCAGCTCACCCACCGACCCCCCACCGCACCCTCGCCGCCCCCGTGACGCACCCCACCGGGGCACTCATGGAGCTTTGGTCCTGTGGCACAGGACCAAAGCTCCATGAGTCGGGCAGGGAGGGCAGGGAGGGCAGGCGGGAGTGCCGGGGTCAGCCGGCGACGCCCAGCCCGGACCGCAGCTCCGCCACCCGGGCACGGAACCGCTCGACGTTGGCCAGCTTGATGTCCTCGTACCCCCGGACGAGGTCCGCCGCCTCCGCCAGCTCGACGACGGTGCCGGCGTCGACGCCGGGAGTGCCGAGCCGGTCGCAGGCCGCGCGCACGGCGGCCTGGTACTCGGCGACGAGCGCGCGCTCCACCTTGCGGACGCCCGCGTAGCCGAACACGTCCAGCGGGGTGCCGCGCAGCGTGCGGGCCGCGCGCAGGGCGCGGAAGGCGGCACCGGCCGCCCGGGACCCGAGCTTGATCTTGCGGTTCAACCCCAGCGCGCGCAGCGCCGGCGGGTGCAGCATGACCGACACGGTCGCGTCCGGCCCGTACTCTGCCTCGCGGCGCTGCACCTCGACCGGGTCCAGGTGCAGCCGCGCCACCTCGTACTCGTCCTTGTAGGCCATGAGCTTGTGCAGGCCGCGGGCGTAGGCGGCGCCGATCCGGTGGCCCGCCTCGGCCCCGGCCAGGTCGGTCGCGATCCGCGTGACCCGCCGGACCTCCTCGGCGTACCGGTTGGCGTAGCCGCGGTCCTGGTAGCCCGCCAGGTCGGCGATGCGGGTCGCCAGCACGTCGACCAGCTCGGTGTCCGTGCCGGCGGCGATGCGCGCGGCGGTCTCGGACATGGTGTCGACCTCGACGACCTCCGGTTCCTCGGTGGTCAGCGCGGCGAGCACGGCGGCGTGGTCGACCGCGGCGGCCCGGCCCCAGCGGAACGCAGCCACTGTGGCCGGTACGGCGGAGCCGTTGAGCCGGATCGCCTCCTCGATGGCCTCACCCGAGACGGGCAGGACGCCGTGCTGGTAGGCGGCACCGAGCAGCAGCATGTTCGTCGGCAGGTGGTCGCCGAACAGCGCCTCGGAGATCCACTGGGCGTCCACGTGGAGCGCGGCGTCGGCCCGGGTGGCCGCCGCGATCCGCTCCAGGGCGTCGTCGGTGGACCCGGGCAGCACGACCTTCCCGGTCACCATGGCCGCGGTCGGGACCAGCGAGGTGTTGATGACCGCGACCGTGTGGCCCGGCCGGGCGACGGCGAGGTTCGCGCTCGTGGCCGTGCCGACGAGGTCCATCCCGACCAGGACGTCGGCGGTCGCGGTCGTGGCGCGCAGGATGCCGTCGATCGGCTGCTTGGAGATCCGGATGTCGGACACGACCGGGCCGCCCTTCTGGGCGAGCCCGACCTGCTCCAGCCCGCTGGCGTAGCGCCCGTCGAGGTGCGCGGCCATCTGCAGGATCTGCGACGCGGTGACCACGCCGGTGCCGCCGATCCCGGGCATCCGGATCAGCAGGGCGTCGTCGTCGAACCTCGGCTGCGGGTCGGGCAGCGCGACGGGCAGCTCCGGGATCTCGCGGCGCGGCACGGTGCCGGGCTCGACGAGCAGGAACGACGGGCAGTCGCCCTTCAGGCAGGTGAGATCCGAGTTGCACGAGGCCTGGTGGATCCGGGTCTTGCGGCCGAACTCGGTGTCCACCGGCAGGACCGACAGGCAGGTCGAGACGTCGCCGCAGTCCCCGCAGCCCTCGCACACGCGCTCGTTGACCACGACCCGCTCGGTCGGTGCCGGCAGCACGCCCCGCTTGCGGAGCCGGCGCTCCTCGGCGGCGCAGCGGTCGTCGTGGATGAGGACGGTGACGCCCTCGACCTCCTTCAGCTCGCGCTCGGCCTCGGCGAACCGGTCGCGGTGCCGGACCGAGGCGATCGGGTCGAGCTCCACCCCGCGGTAGGACGCCGGGTCGTCGGTGGTGATGACGATCCGCCGGACACCCTCGACCGCGAGCTCGCGGACGATCGACGGGACGTCGAGCCTGCCCTCGGCGCGCTGCCCGCCGGTCATGGCGACGGCGTCGTTGTAGAGCAGCTTGTAGGTCATCGACACCCCCGCGGCCACGGCGGCGCGGACGGCGAGCGAGCCCGAGTGGTGGAACGTCCCGTCGCCGAGGTTCTGCACCATGTGCCGGTCGTCGGTGAAGGGCGCGAGCCCGATCCACTGTGCACCCTCCCCGCCCATCTGGGTGATGCCGATCTGGCGCCCGCGGTGGTGGCCGTCGAGCGCGACCATGGCGTGGCAGCCGATGCCCACGCCGACGAGCGTGTCGTCGTCGGTGCGGGTGGAGGTGTTGTGCGGGCAGCCGGAGCAGAAGTACGGGGTCCGGCTGCCGAGCTCGCTCGTCGAGGACCCCGTCACGGTCGGCAACGGGATCCGCGACGGCCGGGGCGGCCGGATCGCGTCGAGGTGCCGGACGGCGCGCTCGGGCAGGCGGTCCGGGCCGGCCGTGGCACCGATCCGGGCGGCGATCGCCCGTGCGACGTCCTCCCCCGTGAGCTGGCCGCGCGCGGTCAGCAGCGGCCGGCCGTCCGGGTCGCGGCGGCCGACCACGACCGGCGCGCGGTCCCGCCCGTACAGCGCCTGCTTGAGGTGGCCTTCCAGGAAGGGGACCTTGTCCTCCACGACGAGCACCTCGTCGAGCCCGTCGGTCATCGTGGCGAGCACGGCGTGGTCGACCGGGTAGGGCATGGCGAGCCGGATCAGGCGGACGCCGAGCGCGTCGAGCTCGGCCGCGCCGAGCCCGAGGTCGTCGAGCGCACGCTGGACGGTCGCGTAGCCGGTGCCCGAGGCGAGGATGCCGAGCCGGGCCCGCTGCGCGTCGAAGACGACCCGGTTCAGCCCGGTCTCCCGGGCGTACTGCACGGCGAGGTCGAGCCGGCGGGTCAGCATGTCGAACTCGGCGTCGAGCGCGGCCGGGCCGAGGAGCGCCGGCTGGGCGGGGCGCTCCTGCCGCGGCGGGTGCGGGATGCCGAGGACGTCGGGGTCCAGCGCGCCGAGGTCGATCGTCGCCGAGGCGTCGGCGACATCGGCGATGATCTTCAATCCGGTCCAGAGCCCGGTCGCGCGGGACAGCGCGACGGCGTGCAGGCCGTGCTCGACGACCTCGGCGACCGAGCCGGGCGCGAGCAACGGCATCGACAGGCCCTGCGCCATCGGCTCGCAGGAGCTGGGCACCGTCGACGACTTGCAGGACGGGTCGTCGCCGATGATCGCGACCGCGCCGCCGAGCCGGGAGGTGCCGGCCAGGATGCCGTGCCGGATCGCGTCGGCCGCCCGGTCCAGGCCGGGGTTCTTGCCGTACCAGAAGCCGGTGACGCCATCGTGCCGCCGGCCCGGGACCGCGTCGAGCAGCTGCGTCCCCGCGACGGCCGTCGCGGCCAGCTCCTCGTTCAGCCCGGCCCGGAAGACGACGCCCGCCTCCTCCAGGTGCCGGCCGGCGCGACCCAGCTCGCTGTCCAGCCCGCCCAGCGGGGAGCCC
It contains:
- a CDS encoding indolepyruvate ferredoxin oxidoreductase family protein translates to MPGSITGTVSLDDKYVATRGRALVTGIQALVRLVLEQRRLDARRGLDTRAFVSGYQGSPLGGLDSELGRAGRHLEEAGVVFRAGLNEELAATAVAGTQLLDAVPGRRHDGVTGFWYGKNPGLDRAADAIRHGILAGTSRLGGAVAIIGDDPSCKSSTVPSSCEPMAQGLSMPLLAPGSVAEVVEHGLHAVALSRATGLWTGLKIIADVADASATIDLGALDPDVLGIPHPPRQERPAQPALLGPAALDAEFDMLTRRLDLAVQYARETGLNRVVFDAQRARLGILASGTGYATVQRALDDLGLGAAELDALGVRLIRLAMPYPVDHAVLATMTDGLDEVLVVEDKVPFLEGHLKQALYGRDRAPVVVGRRDPDGRPLLTARGQLTGEDVARAIAARIGATAGPDRLPERAVRHLDAIRPPRPSRIPLPTVTGSSTSELGSRTPYFCSGCPHNTSTRTDDDTLVGVGIGCHAMVALDGHHRGRQIGITQMGGEGAQWIGLAPFTDDRHMVQNLGDGTFHHSGSLAVRAAVAAGVSMTYKLLYNDAVAMTGGQRAEGRLDVPSIVRELAVEGVRRIVITTDDPASYRGVELDPIASVRHRDRFAEAERELKEVEGVTVLIHDDRCAAEERRLRKRGVLPAPTERVVVNERVCEGCGDCGDVSTCLSVLPVDTEFGRKTRIHQASCNSDLTCLKGDCPSFLLVEPGTVPRREIPELPVALPDPQPRFDDDALLIRMPGIGGTGVVTASQILQMAAHLDGRYASGLEQVGLAQKGGPVVSDIRISKQPIDGILRATTATADVLVGMDLVGTATSANLAVARPGHTVAVINTSLVPTAAMVTGKVVLPGSTDDALERIAAATRADAALHVDAQWISEALFGDHLPTNMLLLGAAYQHGVLPVSGEAIEEAIRLNGSAVPATVAAFRWGRAAAVDHAAVLAALTTEEPEVVEVDTMSETAARIAAGTDTELVDVLATRIADLAGYQDRGYANRYAEEVRRVTRIATDLAGAEAGHRIGAAYARGLHKLMAYKDEYEVARLHLDPVEVQRREAEYGPDATVSVMLHPPALRALGLNRKIKLGSRAAGAAFRALRAARTLRGTPLDVFGYAGVRKVERALVAEYQAAVRAACDRLGTPGVDAGTVVELAEAADLVRGYEDIKLANVERFRARVAELRSGLGVAG
- the putP gene encoding sodium/proline symporter PutP encodes the protein MSDQTFQIAALVAYFAAMVGIGWYAYRRTTDHEDYLLGGRRLPAWAAALSAGASDMSGWLMMGLPGAIYATGLVEVWIAIGLTAGAYLNWRYVAPRLRSYTEVAQNSITIPSFFENRLRDTSRALRVVSGLIILVFFTFYVSSMMVAGGEFFQLTFGGSYLTGMVLVAAVTLLYTTMGGFLGASLTDVAQGVMMMIALVVVPVIAIAVVGGPAETTAGIREVDPQRLSVLGGAGLSAASVLGIVSAAAWGLGYFGQPHVIVRFMAMRDAASAVAARRIGMSWMIVSLVGAVTCGAVGIAFFHRTGHPLDNPELVVLAMSEILLHPLVAGFVFAAVLAAVMSTVSSQLIVCSSAFVEDLYKVVGRDTSPRALMTLGRVCVLAVAVIAGLLAINPSDTILDLVGFAWAGFGASFGPAILLCLFWRRLTNWGALAGMVAGAVTVFVWDAYGPLIGGVELYEIVPAFLVNVLVAVVVSRWTWSADAEIDREFDAAVELAGASRATAS
- a CDS encoding MFS transporter; this encodes MQSIAAPGSLRATLARGRRPAEPRPLAMAAALALLAFGANMASPLYPGYQERLGFDDLTLTLIYAVYAAVSVPALLVLGPLGDRIGRVRMVRAGLAVAALGSVCFAIGDATAWLVVGRVLQGVALGAATGAGMAVLAGTPSRTRRRRVAAAGALAFLVGTAAGPGLTGLLADLVPAPYATPHLVHAGLVAAVYAWLGPVPGPAPGVVLRGRPTAVPQLPTRDRGPFLAAMANGFVSWAVVGLFLGLVPSVLTRASGDVGTTVLGAVAALVVLASLPAQALLARLGAGRAQLAGLALLGGGLVVLVTSGAVGPLPLVLATAVVAGLGHGLAYGGAHGVVETIAVGDRAAGLTATAYVVYYLGAGIPTIAVGVLATVVPLGVATGALAGLLLAATAAAWCLTRMVSTAGGRVHRRADADDSPLGDVAALITDVPRGIHLANGILHGRRAGTGAALRTLPKRSRNSAALARSGERPRVR
- a CDS encoding LysR family transcriptional regulator; translation: MWDLHRLRLLHELRLRETVTAVARTLNYSPSSVSAQLAKLEDEVGVPLFEPDGRRIRLTAHGRRIARHAAQVLDLEEGVRSELESTRPIEETVRVATLETAGRALLPRALTRLRGTAPHLRVEAAVVPPETGLTELEARGFDLAVAEQYPGHTRAHRDRLDREALGTDPVRLTVPEGSGIRHLSETAGLPWIMEPEGTAARYWTVQQCRAAGFEPDIRFDSADLEIHVHLVRAGHAVSLLPDLVWTGNTDGIRLIGLPGPSHRELFTSARRAAASRPAIRTVRTALREAFADVNTPA
- a CDS encoding bifunctional proline dehydrogenase/L-glutamate gamma-semialdehyde dehydrogenase, which encodes MGTEQPTATVIDEALADDAVALARRWLEASRNEPEDASARRLAGVLRDPNGLAFTVGFVDGVIRPEDPRAAARHLASLVPIIPRFLPLPLRAAVRTGALVGKVLPGVVVPVARASLRRMVRHLVVDASERRLGPALRQIRRTRQDARLNINLLGEAILGEDEAARRVEGTRALLARDDVDYVSIKVSSTVAPHDPWSFDRAVTDAVEALVPLYRLARTARGGPKFLNLDMEEYKDLDLTLAVFTALLDRPEFHDLEAGIVLQAYLPDALSVMVRLQEWAAARVARGGAPIKVRVVKGANLPMEQVDAELHGWPLATCGSKQESDASYKAVLDHALRPEHTAAVRIGVAGHNLFDIALAWLLASRRGCTDGIEVEMLLGMATAQAEAVRADVGSLLLYTPVVHPDEFDVAIAYLIRRLEEGASHENFMSAAFDLDSDPGLFEREKQRFLGSVAAMPAEPPAPNRVQDRTRPEPPAPLHGFANTPDTDTAVAVNRGWGAAIRARMRDSVLGERTAAEGTITSRDELEQVVTGARSAGEQWRALGADKRAEILHRAGEELAARRADLLEVMGSECGKVLEQGDPEVGEAIDFAHYYAEAGRRLETVEGARFTPSQLTVVTPPWNFPVAIPAGSTMAALAAGSPVVFKPAEPARRCGAVVAEALWAAGVPRDVLRYVQLDEGDLGPELIAHPHVDRVILTGAYETAELFRSLRPDLPLLAETSGKNAIIVTPSADLDLAARDVARSAFGHAGQKCSAASLVVLVGSVATSKRFRRQLLDAVSSLRVGRPWEEGAQVGPLIGPAGGKLASALTTLGPGERWVITPERLDEAGTLWRPGVREGVRPESEYHLTEYFGPVLGIMTAETLDEAIALVNRIEYGLTSGLHSLDPDEIDTWLRTVEAGNLYVNRGITGAIVQRQPFGGWKKSCVGAGTKAGGPNYLVGLGSWTDAPVRSTGDDDPLARQVLHGARAAGIGDDDLAWLAGALATDAAAWRDEFGVARDATGLTCEHNVLRYHPTPVTVRYAGDRPVELLRIVAAGARATAPVTVSTAAPLPAPLHDRLVALGASVRHEDTGAWRAHARELGVRGGRLRLVGAGADEVVTATGGSPALAVYDGPVVSAGRVELLTFLREQAVSVTAHRFGTPHPYDVPAVVPAAS